A part of Lutra lutra chromosome 2, mLutLut1.2, whole genome shotgun sequence genomic DNA contains:
- the ZNF518B gene encoding zinc finger protein 518B, producing MQIKKMKDIGQQLYTTQVNDGHNSLTMSPKQPNASRATRPDRQEAQALLCQGSEAEAAMMTIATCMKCKSVDKILLQDLKKGTGPSQKEDKYVCFRCNLGVATSHFHFVNSNPSATPVGNKAEAIASSINNKFKVRNFKPGKYYCDKCRFSTKDPLQYKKHTLQHEEIKFICSHCSYISYTKGEFQRHLVKHTGIFPYQCEYCDYGAIRNDYIVKHRRRVHERAGGRRPPRTVAKLEPKRISTSKQNTELLKAPNPRTAFQNKLSDQLSRFSLHTNKDKMHNIMLLPESKEYQKDVVCIPNKVTLMEPNEGSLFENKSVEVEVLSPAKEPVQPGMPLTVVAPAELVVPANCLAQLIDVKVVNGTQQLVLKLFPLEESNRPEAGGGEGGHSEHMIKEKGSAEPEKMVSASQTKSLVIEGNVGKLAGTDHLQSSVQKQLKNVKWVRSYDFFMSNSSVHNRESLLYPDTVEDFQKKSSIYPHRPALPSLSLRGHSPASVVKNSVFHSFRAASNPFPYKAAVSFAEDGRNSLGDSQQLYPLAVSPATMSFSGEKGLLPVSTSNLESRHEISIPIKMVPSHRKLKDKQTEEHKAVSNTGQISSQHKSEYLHVNIPGEDGIRSQPPVEEPLELKNPERTKDSFDGPVISSVFSLSSGSENVPEGVKWNSSTSKIKSIELLRRKIAQLIESCGKPSSLSANNAHRRSVGQASKGTSQVAPEGIHEINVSFAGTGYSTGTLPKPQEDGGINGPLTPQQIYPQFIEGSSGKTESRVTRKTHVTSPVLIPKGAVLRVLNSSEDTHIIEATCEAPVSIPCRETQLIKPIPFCPVRQTDSDLPSLTSESGPIDMSQNLDIPLRPKPRKESAFCSTMPKKTGPLHGQQGSSELSKQGKLLSRSLPISKNKTKQVNSSKKKSKIQADPSCYLKDPSIFQVARQLRLIAAKPDQLIKCPRRNQPVIVLNHPDVDSPEVTNVMKVINKYKGNVLKVVLSERTRCQLGIRRHHVRLTYQNAEEANQIKRQMMLKMKLKKVHKNNYQVVDSLPDDSSQCIFKCWFCGRLYEDQEEWMSHGQRHLIEATRDWDVLSSKGK from the coding sequence atgcaaataaagaagATGAAGGATATTGGACAGCAGTTATATACCACTCAAGTGAATGATGGACATAATTCCTTGACCATGTCCCCCAAACAACCAAATGCCAGTAGAGCCACTCGACCAGATAGACAAGAAGCTCAAGCTCTCTTGTGTCAAGGCTCAGAGGCAGAGGCTGCCATGATGACCATCGCTACGTGTATGAAGTGCAAGAGTGTTGACAAAATCCTGCTTCAAGATTTGAAAAAGGGTACTGGGCCAAGCCAGAAGGAAGACAAATACGTGTGCTTCAGATGCAACCTCGGTGTGGCCACTTCCCATTTCCATTTTGTGAATAGTAATCCCAGTGCTACTCCTGTAGGAAATAAAGCTGAAGCCATCGCCAGTTCCATCAATAACAAATTTAAGGTAAGGAACTTTAAGCCAGGCAAATACTATTGCGATAAATGTCGATTTTCCACGAAGGACCCTCTCCAGTACAAAAAGCACACGCTCCAACATGAAGAGATTAAATTCATCTGTTCTCACTGCAGCTACATTTCCTACACAAAAGGGGAGTTCCAGAGGCACCTGGTGAAACACACAGGCATATTCCCTTATCAATGTGAGTACTGCGACTATGGGGCTATTCGGAATGACTACATCGTCAAACACAGGCGCAGAGTGCATGAGAGGGCGGGAGGACGGCGACCTCCCAGAACTGTTGCCAAGCTGGAGCCAAAAAGAATCAGCACATCGAAACAaaacacagagctcctaaaagcTCCCAATCCAAGGACtgcatttcaaaataagttgTCAGATCAACTCTCAAGGTTCTCCCTCCatacaaataaagacaaaatgcACAATATCATGTTGTTGCCGGAATCAAAGGAATACCAAAAAGATGTAGTGTGTATTCCAAATAAAGTGACCCTGATGGAGCCAAATGAAGGCAGTCTGTTTGAGAACAAAAGCGTGGAGGTAGAAGTGTTGTCCCCAGCGAAAGAGCCCGTCCAGCCAGGAATGCCGTTGACAGTGGTGGCACCAGCGGAACTTGTGGTCCCTGCCAACTGCTTGGCCCAGCTGATCGATGTGAAGGTCGTCAACGGGACCCAGCAGCTTGTCCTGAAACTGTTTCCTCTGGAAGAAAGTAACCGCCCCGAAGCTGGTGGGGGTGAAGGGGGTCATTCTGAGCATATGATTAAAGAGAAGGGTTCGGCTGAACCAGAAAAAATGGTTTCTGCAAGCCAAACAAAGTCACTGGTGATTGAAGGGAATGTTGGAAAACTGGCAGGCACTGATCATCTTCAATCGTCAGTTcagaaacaacttaaaaatgtgAAGTGGGTCAGGTCTTATGATTTTTTCATGTCAAATTCTAGTGTGCACAATCGAGAATCCCTTCTCTACCCAGATACAGTTGAGGACTTCCAGAAAAAAAGTAGTATCTATCCACATAGAccagctcttccttctctctctttaagaGGTCATTCTCCAGCATCTGTAGTAAAAAACAGTGTTTTCCACAGTTTCAGAGCTGCATCAAACCCTTTTCCATATAAAGCTGCTGTTTCTTTTGCTGAAGATGGAAGGAACTCACTTGGTGACTCACAGCAGTTATATCCCCTGGCTGTGTCACCTGCAACCATGTCCTTCTCTGGAGAAAAGGGCTTGTTGCCTGTAAGTACAAGTAACTTGGAATCTAGACATGAGATCAGTATTCCTATAAAAATGGTTCCCTCTCATAGGAAGTTGAAAGACAAGCAGACCGAGGAACACAAGGCAGTTTCAAACACAGGCCAGATTTCTTCCCAACATAAAAGCGAATATTTACACGTAAATATACCAGGAGAGGATGGAATCAGGTCTCAGCCGCCTGTGGAGGAGCCTTTAGAATTAAAGAATCCTGAAAGGACTAAGGACTCTTTCGATGGTCCAGTCATCTCGTCAGTATTTTCTCTGAGCTCTGGGTCTGAAAACGTCCCTGAGGGCGTTAAGTGGAATAGTTCAACGTCCAAAATAAAGTCAATTGAACTCTTGCGCAGGAAGATAGCTCAGTTGATTGAATCCTGTGGCAAGCCGTCATCTTTGTCTGCAAATAATGCACATCGCCGTTCTGTAGGGCAGGCATCGAAGGGAACTTCGCAAGTTGCTCCTGAAGGTATTCACGAAATTAATGTGTCATTTGCCGGCACTGGCTATTCCACAGGCACACTCCCGAAACCTCAGGAAGACGGTGGTATCAATGGGCCGCTCACTCCTCAGCAAATATATCCACAGTTTATAGAAGGCAGCAGTGGGAAAACTGAAAGCAGAGTGACCAGGAAGACCCATGTTACTTCTCCAGTATTGATCCCCAAAGGGGCTGTGTTGAGGGTTCTTAATTCTTCTGAGGATACCCACATTATAGAGGCAACATGTGAAGCACCGGTCAGCATACCTTGCCGTGAGACCCAGTTAATAAAACCCATTCCGTTCTGCCCAGTGAGACAGACAGACTCAGACTTACCGTCTTTGACAAGTGAAAGTGGGCCCATAGATATGTCCCAAAATCTTGATATACCTCTTCGGCCAAAACCAAGAAAAGAGAGTGCTTTTTGTAGCACCATGCCTAAAAAAACTGGCCCCCTGCATGGTCAGCAAGGAAGCAGTGAACTGAGTAAGCAAGGCAAACTGCTTTCTAGAAGTCTTCctataagtaaaaacaaaaccaaacaagtgAATTCAtccaagaagaaaagcaaaatccaGGCTGATCCCAGCTGCTATCTCAAGGATCCTTCAATTTTTCAGGTTGCAAGACAGCTTCGACTGATTGCCGCGAAGCCAGACCAGTTGATTAAATGCCCCCGTCGGAACCAGCCCGTCATCGTGTTAAACCATCCTGATGTTGACTCTCCAGAAGTCACCAACGTGATGAAGGTAATCAATAAGTACAAAGGCAATGTCCTCAAAGTCGTCCTATCAGAGAGGACGAGGTGTCAGTTAGGCATCAGACGGCATCATGTTCGCCTGACATACCAGAACGCAGAGGAGGCCAATCAGATAAAAAGGCAAATGATGTTGAAAATGAAGCTTAAGAAGGTGCATAAAAACAACTACCAGGTGGTGGATTCCTTGCCTGATGACTCATCGCAGTGTATATTTAAGTGCTGGTTTTGTGGGCGGCTTTATGAAGACCAGGAGGAGTGGATGAGTCACGGCCAGCGGCATTTGATAGAGGCAACTAGAGATTGGGATGTTCTTTCTTCCAAGggcaaataa